One window of the Lactobacillus sp. PV034 genome contains the following:
- a CDS encoding mucin-binding protein, producing the protein MVSKNNKIKKMEQAAQRNNHFSIRKLTVGAASVLLGTSLYLGTQTSQAHAATADEPKEAVVVTHDDTSNNNQDIETKTTQALANTETAKANEVQSNQLTAKSADDQDSKAVAEAKAIQDAPATTNSEQEKATTKDAKNQTYKVQINYWNDAKNTPLTYTGKLPGNNGSFSQEVKAGDVVGILGMAPMGYKLLNPEAITSNFKMAGNVAYIDGHDVDITLHYAPLSSVYVEYVDEKTGKVLSTTGVGSNTSSSQSIANAAGDVMYPGTSKFLVHAIDIPGYELVSDPEYIGYYDQVQSADNANPIIVQFKYKKITTNEDPKDVKAGAEVDGQWFGPTWENLPGGSAVTGVYGTTYGEENGNLEEKEQVMINRYEKQGYTYVGTFNYHKNSDYYNFNEGGVAVNLIPNQPVTVYYEDKNGNQLATPTVIAQNPNNPDQTNNGIDESNHWHPTGDWKAMAKDIDGYVLDKTYGATEGKFVPYDYNVTFVYIKKEGKVPGDAPTVTNPEAAVITVNYIDQTDNNKVLASEKLAGEDGSAIDTNSVDTKIADYENEGYVLVSNGFEAAGKDFTTANNGKTYDVIFKHGTEPVNPNHPGKPGEPLNPKDPEAKFPDGTAKTDLEKTVTRTITYVASSQKDGYPFVAPKTVTQNVKFTAAGIIDKVTGNLVTVDAAGNITSQDGKLTWTPESSTLAGVTTPVVANYHVVSVNADSKDGVNVDAITVNHDSNNIDVVVTYAPNGHIIPVDPNGNPIPNVPVDTPPYTTDPHNPSKVVPNEPVPVIPGYIPDIPEVPGKDQTVPTPPNPSDDIKVPYIKKETSTMPPLVDTKPEAVIGQVAYIDDTTGKTLSTATIAGEVGQKIDYTTTGTITKYENEGYDFVSSDFVNGNEIFEKGGNDFTVHFKHGIIPVNPQNPGRPGEPLNPNDPEGNGPKYPDGTKEDDLVKDVTRTIKFVDQNGNEVAKTVTQPAHFTAAGKLDKVTGKWVTPLTWTPDNEKLSSVAVPVVEKQHVISIDKDDNGLTSVNGVTVNHDTESYVVTVTYAPNGHIIPVDPNGNPIPNVPVDTPPYPTDPTNPSKVVPNVPVPVIPGYIPDIPSKNDKVPTPPNPSDDIKVPYIKKETSTMPPLVDTKPEAAIDIIKYINDTTGETMSEVKVAGEVGSKVTYTTTKAISDYVGKGYKFVSSNFDNGNEVFVKGGQSFEVHFTQSNEPIEPNTPEDPNPTPQPHPQTPSENIPDEPTPEDPDVPMPHPQTPEVPEEPEDNTPAPHASIPEEPVSDDEGEVPVVHANKVDANDDVPMPHATQEALPQTGEKTTSAVGIIAGAIASVLGIIGLAGRRKEDK; encoded by the coding sequence ATGGTTTCAAAGAATAATAAAATCAAGAAAATGGAACAAGCAGCACAACGTAACAATCACTTTAGCATTAGAAAGCTAACAGTGGGAGCTGCTTCAGTATTATTAGGGACTTCTTTATACTTAGGTACACAAACTAGTCAAGCTCATGCAGCTACTGCTGACGAACCCAAAGAAGCAGTTGTTGTTACACATGATGATACTTCAAATAATAATCAAGATATTGAAACTAAGACAACTCAAGCTTTAGCTAACACTGAAACAGCTAAAGCTAATGAAGTTCAATCTAATCAACTTACTGCTAAATCAGCAGATGATCAAGATAGTAAAGCTGTAGCAGAAGCAAAAGCAATTCAAGATGCTCCAGCAACTACTAATAGTGAACAAGAAAAAGCAACTACTAAAGATGCCAAGAATCAAACTTACAAAGTTCAGATTAATTACTGGAATGATGCTAAAAATACACCATTGACTTATACTGGGAAACTACCTGGTAATAATGGTAGCTTTAGTCAAGAGGTAAAAGCTGGTGATGTTGTTGGTATTTTGGGAATGGCACCAATGGGATACAAATTATTAAACCCAGAAGCTATTACTTCTAACTTCAAGATGGCTGGTAATGTTGCATATATCGATGGTCATGATGTAGATATTACTTTACATTACGCACCACTTTCATCTGTTTATGTAGAGTATGTTGATGAAAAAACTGGCAAAGTATTGTCAACTACTGGAGTTGGTTCTAATACTTCAAGTAGTCAAAGTATTGCCAATGCTGCCGGTGATGTTATGTATCCAGGTACTTCAAAATTCTTAGTTCATGCTATTGATATCCCTGGCTATGAATTAGTATCTGATCCAGAATATATTGGTTACTATGATCAAGTTCAATCAGCAGATAATGCAAATCCAATTATTGTGCAATTTAAGTATAAGAAGATCACTACAAATGAAGATCCAAAAGATGTTAAGGCAGGAGCTGAAGTAGACGGTCAATGGTTTGGCCCAACTTGGGAAAATTTACCAGGAGGTTCTGCTGTAACTGGGGTATACGGAACTACTTACGGTGAAGAAAATGGTAATCTTGAAGAAAAAGAACAAGTCATGATCAACCGTTATGAAAAGCAAGGTTACACTTATGTTGGTACTTTTAACTACCACAAGAATAGCGATTATTACAACTTTAATGAAGGTGGCGTAGCTGTTAATTTAATTCCTAATCAGCCTGTTACCGTATATTATGAAGATAAGAATGGGAACCAGCTTGCTACACCAACAGTAATTGCGCAAAATCCTAATAATCCAGATCAAACTAATAATGGTATTGACGAATCAAATCACTGGCATCCAACTGGTGATTGGAAAGCAATGGCTAAAGATATTGATGGCTATGTTTTGGATAAGACTTATGGTGCTACTGAAGGTAAATTTGTTCCTTATGACTATAATGTAACTTTTGTTTACATCAAGAAAGAAGGAAAAGTGCCAGGTGATGCACCTACTGTAACTAACCCAGAAGCAGCAGTAATCACTGTAAATTACATTGATCAAACTGATAACAATAAGGTTTTAGCTTCTGAAAAATTAGCCGGTGAAGATGGCTCAGCTATTGATACCAATAGTGTAGACACTAAGATTGCTGATTACGAAAACGAAGGTTACGTATTAGTATCAAACGGCTTTGAAGCAGCAGGTAAGGACTTTACTACTGCAAATAATGGTAAGACTTACGATGTTATTTTCAAGCACGGTACTGAACCAGTAAATCCAAATCACCCAGGTAAGCCAGGTGAACCATTAAATCCTAAAGATCCAGAAGCAAAATTCCCAGATGGAACTGCAAAGACAGATCTTGAAAAGACAGTAACTCGCACTATTACTTATGTTGCAAGTAGCCAAAAAGATGGCTATCCATTTGTTGCACCTAAGACAGTAACTCAAAATGTTAAGTTTACTGCTGCAGGTATTATTGACAAGGTAACTGGTAACTTAGTAACTGTTGATGCAGCTGGTAATATTACTAGCCAAGATGGTAAGTTAACCTGGACCCCAGAATCTTCAACTCTTGCTGGTGTAACCACACCAGTTGTGGCAAACTACCACGTAGTAAGTGTCAATGCAGATTCTAAAGACGGCGTAAATGTTGATGCAATTACTGTTAACCATGACAGCAATAACATTGATGTTGTTGTAACTTACGCACCAAACGGTCACATTATTCCGGTAGATCCAAATGGTAACCCAATTCCAAACGTACCAGTTGACACTCCACCATACACTACTGACCCACACAATCCATCTAAGGTTGTACCAAATGAACCAGTTCCAGTAATTCCTGGTTATATTCCAGATATTCCAGAAGTTCCTGGTAAGGACCAAACAGTACCAACTCCACCAAACCCAAGTGATGATATTAAGGTTCCTTACATTAAGAAGGAAACTTCAACAATGCCGCCACTTGTAGATACTAAGCCTGAAGCAGTAATTGGCCAAGTTGCTTACATTGACGATACAACTGGTAAGACTTTGTCAACTGCAACAATTGCTGGTGAAGTAGGTCAAAAGATTGATTACACTACTACTGGAACTATTACTAAGTATGAAAACGAAGGCTATGATTTTGTTTCAAGTGACTTCGTCAATGGGAATGAAATTTTTGAAAAGGGGGGCAATGACTTTACGGTGCATTTTAAGCATGGCATTATTCCAGTAAACCCACAAAACCCAGGTAGACCAGGTGAACCATTGAACCCTAACGATCCAGAAGGCAATGGTCCTAAGTATCCAGATGGTACTAAGGAAGATGATCTTGTAAAAGACGTGACTCGTACTATCAAGTTTGTTGATCAAAATGGTAATGAAGTAGCTAAGACTGTTACTCAACCTGCTCACTTCACTGCTGCAGGAAAACTTGATAAAGTAACTGGCAAATGGGTAACACCATTAACTTGGACTCCAGATAATGAAAAATTATCATCAGTAGCTGTACCAGTTGTTGAAAAACAACACGTAATAAGTATTGATAAAGATGATAATGGTTTAACTTCAGTAAATGGTGTGACTGTGAACCATGATACTGAAAGTTACGTTGTAACTGTAACTTACGCACCAAACGGTCACATTATCCCAGTTGATCCAAATGGAAACCCAATTCCAAACGTACCAGTGGACACACCACCATATCCAACAGATCCAACTAATCCATCAAAAGTTGTACCAAATGTACCAGTCCCAGTAATTCCTGGTTACATTCCAGATATTCCATCTAAGAATGATAAGGTTCCAACTCCACCAAATCCAAGTGATGATATTAAGGTTCCTTACATTAAGAAGGAAACTTCAACAATGCCACCACTTGTAGATACTAAGCCTGAAGCAGCCATTGATATAATTAAATACATTAATGATACAACTGGTGAAACAATGTCAGAAGTTAAGGTGGCAGGTGAAGTAGGCTCTAAGGTAACTTATACGACTACCAAAGCAATTTCCGACTATGTAGGAAAAGGTTATAAGTTTGTCTCAAGTAACTTCGATAACGGAAATGAAGTATTTGTCAAAGGTGGTCAATCATTTGAAGTTCACTTTACTCAAAGTAATGAACCAATTGAACCAAATACTCCAGAAGATCCAAATCCAACACCACAACCACATCCACAAACCCCATCAGAAAATATTCCTGATGAACCAACTCCAGAAGACCCAGATGTGCCAATGCCACATCCACAAACTCCTGAAGTTCCAGAAGAACCAGAAGACAACACCCCAGCACCACATGCAAGTATTCCAGAGGAACCGGTAAGTGATGATGAAGGTGAAGTACCTGTAGTTCACGCAAATAAAGTGGATGCCAATGATGATGTACCAATGCCACATGCAACGCAAGAAGCATTACCTCAAACAGGTGAAAAGACTACTTCTGCAGTTGGCATTATCGCTGGAGCAATTGCCTCAGTATTAGGCATTATTGGTTTGGCAGGTCGTCGTAAGGAAGACAAGTAA
- a CDS encoding mucin-binding protein: protein MVSKNNRIKKMEQAAQRNNHFSIRKLTIGAASVLLGTSLYLGTQTSQAHAAEVAKADEKVEVVNNKSSEAEPVSASPSQADKKADVTTNKDQIGVAVDSLTKDSVETNQAAKQKTSAENKDTKEEKTAKLDSQIVNSKKVVTTTNDDKNKTYHIKVTAWDDATNAPLTRVYGDAAWNFNFENGVLDVEKKNSDFVYDLGTAPRGYKLMNPDAVTDNFKLEGNNAYPNGHDVDITLHYAPLSPVYVEYVDESGKVLSFTRAFSNYFSSQSIANAEGNPIYPGTSQYLAHAIDIPGYELVSAPEYVGSYDKVQSAGNENPIIVQFKYKKVSPNEDPKDIKSGATLNQQWIAPSVEYLPGEIEIKGQQGKTYGEANGDIEKEYQDLINRYNKQGYSWLGTFNYVKNDEYYNINAPDSMVYLIPNKPVTAYYVDQNGQQIADATTIEKNEANPDQTNNGINYSDHWHAAGDWKLTAKDIDGYVLDKTYGATEGKFTPYPYTVTFVYTKKEEKVPDLPPVIDNEEVAGEVLYIDDTTNTTLDSVDLHGEVGQKINYSTEASIKDYEDKGYDFVSSNFKNNDEVFSNGSNVFEVHFKHGTEPVNPNHPGAGYTSTELQHNVTRIITYVGAGDKTPGAVTQTVKFAAQGTMDKVTGKLVTLDKAGNIVNEDGKLTWTPDSANLNAVTTPVVTNYHVVSVSADSKDGINVDSITVNHNSADSNVIVKYAKNEGKVPGNAPTVTDPEAVIGQVAYIDDTTGKTLSKATIAGEVGQKIDYNTTSTIEKYEDEGYDFVSSNFDNGNETFAKTGNDFEVHFKHGTEPVNPNHPGKPGEPLNPNDPEAKFPDGTAKTDLEKTVTRTITYVANGEAEDHKFVAPKTVTQNIKFTASGIIDKVTGNLVTVDAAGNITSQDGELTWTPESTTLNGVKTPVVNYYHVISVSADSKDGVNVDTVTVDHDSANIDVVVTYAPNGHIVPVDPNGNPIPNVPVDTPPYPSDPTDPSKVVPNVPIPDIPGYVPEKPTKDGEVPTPPNPSDNIKVPYIKKETSTMPPLVDTKPEAAVDVIKYINDTTGETMSEVKVAGEVGSEVTYSTTSTISNYEEKGYKFVSSNFENGKEVFVKGGQTFEVHFTQGTEPVEPNTPTDPNPTPQPHPQPTPDVEIPDEPTPEDPSIDVPMPHPQTPEVPEEPEDNTPAPHASVPEEPVSVKKVPVVHVNEVQENEDVPMPHATQEVLPQTGEKTSAVGIIAGAIASVLGIIGLASRRKEDK, encoded by the coding sequence ATGGTATCAAAGAATAACAGAATAAAAAAGATGGAACAAGCAGCACAACGCAATAATCACTTTAGTATTAGAAAATTGACTATCGGTGCTGCTTCTGTTTTACTTGGAACTTCTTTATATCTAGGTACTCAGACTAGCCAAGCACATGCAGCTGAAGTGGCTAAAGCTGATGAAAAAGTTGAAGTTGTTAATAATAAATCTAGTGAAGCTGAACCAGTAAGTGCTTCTCCTAGTCAAGCTGATAAAAAAGCTGATGTCACTACTAATAAAGATCAGATTGGGGTAGCTGTTGACTCTCTAACTAAGGATTCAGTTGAAACTAATCAGGCAGCAAAGCAAAAGACTTCTGCAGAAAACAAAGATACTAAAGAAGAAAAAACTGCTAAACTTGATTCTCAAATTGTAAATTCAAAGAAGGTAGTGACAACTACTAATGATGATAAGAATAAAACTTATCATATCAAAGTTACTGCCTGGGACGATGCTACTAACGCACCTTTAACCAGGGTATATGGTGATGCTGCTTGGAATTTCAATTTCGAAAATGGTGTTTTAGACGTTGAAAAGAAAAATTCTGATTTTGTTTATGATTTAGGTACCGCTCCTCGTGGTTATAAATTAATGAATCCTGACGCTGTTACCGATAACTTTAAACTAGAAGGTAATAATGCTTATCCAAATGGCCATGATGTAGATATTACTTTACACTATGCACCTCTTTCACCCGTTTATGTAGAGTATGTAGATGAATCAGGAAAAGTATTATCATTTACGCGTGCATTTTCAAATTACTTTAGTAGTCAAAGTATTGCCAATGCTGAAGGTAATCCGATTTATCCAGGCACTTCTCAATATTTAGCTCACGCAATTGATATTCCAGGGTATGAATTAGTCTCAGCTCCTGAATATGTTGGCTCTTATGATAAGGTACAATCTGCAGGTAACGAAAATCCAATTATTGTACAGTTTAAGTACAAGAAGGTCTCACCTAATGAAGATCCTAAGGATATTAAGTCTGGAGCGACTTTAAATCAGCAATGGATTGCACCTAGTGTTGAATACTTACCTGGTGAAATTGAAATTAAAGGACAACAAGGTAAGACATATGGGGAAGCTAATGGTGATATTGAAAAGGAATATCAAGATTTAATTAATCGTTATAACAAGCAAGGGTACAGCTGGCTAGGAACTTTTAATTATGTCAAGAATGACGAATACTACAATATAAATGCACCTGACAGTATGGTTTATCTCATTCCAAATAAGCCTGTGACTGCTTATTATGTTGATCAAAACGGCCAACAAATTGCTGACGCAACTACAATTGAAAAAAATGAAGCTAACCCTGACCAAACTAATAACGGGATTAATTATTCAGATCACTGGCATGCAGCTGGTGATTGGAAGCTAACTGCCAAAGATATTGATGGTTATGTTTTAGATAAGACTTATGGAGCTACTGAAGGTAAATTTACGCCATATCCTTATACAGTTACTTTTGTCTACACTAAGAAAGAGGAAAAAGTTCCGGATCTACCTCCTGTGATTGATAATGAAGAAGTAGCCGGTGAGGTATTGTATATTGATGATACTACTAATACAACTTTAGATAGCGTAGATCTTCATGGTGAAGTAGGCCAAAAGATTAATTATAGTACTGAAGCATCAATTAAAGATTACGAAGATAAGGGTTATGACTTTGTTTCAAGTAACTTTAAAAATAATGATGAAGTATTTTCTAATGGAAGCAACGTTTTCGAAGTTCACTTCAAACATGGTACTGAACCAGTAAATCCAAATCATCCAGGTGCAGGTTATACATCAACAGAGCTTCAACATAATGTGACTCGTATTATTACCTACGTTGGTGCAGGAGATAAAACTCCAGGTGCAGTGACTCAAACTGTTAAGTTTGCTGCTCAAGGTACAATGGATAAGGTTACTGGTAAGCTGGTAACTTTGGATAAAGCGGGTAATATCGTAAATGAAGATGGTAAGCTAACTTGGACTCCAGATTCAGCAAACCTCAATGCAGTAACTACACCAGTTGTGACAAACTACCATGTAGTAAGTGTAAGTGCAGATTCTAAAGATGGTATTAATGTAGACAGCATTACTGTTAACCATAATAGTGCCGATAGCAATGTAATTGTTAAATACGCTAAAAATGAAGGAAAAGTACCAGGTAATGCACCTACTGTAACTGACCCAGAAGCAGTAATTGGTCAAGTTGCTTACATTGACGATACAACTGGCAAGACTTTGTCAAAAGCAACTATTGCTGGTGAAGTAGGCCAAAAGATTGACTATAACACTACTTCAACTATTGAGAAGTACGAAGATGAAGGCTACGACTTTGTTTCAAGTAACTTTGATAATGGAAATGAAACATTTGCTAAGACTGGCAATGACTTCGAAGTTCACTTCAAGCATGGTACTGAACCAGTAAATCCAAATCATCCAGGTAAACCAGGTGAACCATTAAATCCTAATGATCCAGAAGCAAAATTCCCAGATGGAACTGCTAAGACAGATCTTGAAAAGACAGTAACTCGTACAATTACTTATGTTGCTAATGGTGAAGCAGAAGATCATAAATTTGTTGCACCTAAGACAGTAACTCAAAATATTAAGTTTACTGCTTCAGGTATTATTGACAAGGTAACTGGTAACTTAGTAACTGTTGATGCAGCAGGTAATATCACCAGCCAAGATGGTGAATTAACTTGGACTCCAGAATCTACAACACTTAATGGTGTAAAAACACCAGTAGTAAATTACTACCACGTAATCAGTGTAAGCGCAGATTCTAAAGATGGTGTAAACGTTGATACTGTTACCGTGGACCACGATAGTGCCAACATTGATGTTGTTGTAACTTATGCACCAAATGGCCATATTGTGCCAGTAGATCCAAACGGAAACCCAATTCCAAATGTACCAGTTGATACTCCTCCATATCCAAGTGATCCAACTGATCCATCCAAGGTTGTGCCAAATGTGCCAATTCCTGATATTCCAGGATATGTTCCAGAAAAACCAACTAAAGATGGCGAGGTGCCAACTCCACCAAATCCAAGTGATAACATTAAGGTTCCTTACATTAAGAAGGAAACTTCAACAATGCCACCACTTGTAGATACTAAGCCTGAAGCTGCTGTTGATGTGATTAAGTACATTAATGACACTACTGGAGAAACAATGTCAGAAGTTAAGGTGGCAGGAGAAGTTGGCTCTGAAGTAACTTACTCCACAACTTCAACTATTTCTAACTATGAAGAAAAGGGTTATAAGTTTGTTTCAAGTAACTTTGAAAATGGTAAGGAAGTATTTGTGAAGGGTGGACAAACTTTCGAAGTTCACTTTACTCAAGGTACTGAACCAGTTGAACCAAATACACCAACTGATCCAAACCCAACACCACAACCACATCCACAACCAACTCCAGATGTAGAAATTCCGGACGAACCAACTCCAGAAGATCCAAGCATCGATGTGCCAATGCCACATCCACAAACCCCTGAAGTACCAGAAGAACCAGAAGACAACACTCCAGCACCACATGCAAGTGTTCCAGAAGAACCTGTAAGTGTGAAGAAAGTTCCAGTTGTGCATGTAAATGAAGTACAAGAAAATGAAGATGTACCAATGCCACACGCAACACAAGAAGTATTACCTCAAACAGGTGAAAAGACTTCTGCAGTTGGCATTATCGCTGGAGCAATTGCCTCAGTATTAGGTATTATTGGTTTGGCAAGTCGTCGTAAGGAAGACAAATAA
- a CDS encoding ion transporter codes for MIKKYLNRRIIYKWIIAILAIWDILLIFMDFAGFVNINSPDSKWFWVNNLILVIFAIDYFVQLAHAKNKKRYVATHIFDLLAIIPVGLVFSGMQLAKLGDVGLYFRLLRLIRLAGLMGKLREIWHTNGILYILYFAMAFIMLGAVAISITEHVTLDTAFWWAITTASTVGYGDISSRTLTPDSLIGKGVVLIMILVGVGVMGLVTSSLTAYLMRRDRKQVQEPIEPKSEADRLNLILDKLEKLEKQNQDLMKTNQKMQMQIDALEDHPHHSDWKKFKTWLKDHKETK; via the coding sequence ATGATTAAGAAATATTTGAATCGCCGTATTATCTACAAATGGATAATCGCAATTTTGGCAATTTGGGATATCCTATTAATTTTTATGGATTTTGCCGGATTTGTGAATATCAATTCGCCTGATTCTAAATGGTTTTGGGTTAATAATTTAATTTTAGTAATTTTTGCCATTGATTATTTTGTTCAACTAGCTCACGCTAAAAATAAAAAACGCTATGTAGCAACCCATATCTTTGATTTGCTGGCAATTATCCCAGTAGGACTTGTTTTTAGTGGAATGCAGTTAGCCAAGTTAGGAGATGTGGGATTATACTTTAGGCTGCTTAGATTAATTCGTTTAGCTGGTTTAATGGGTAAATTAAGAGAAATTTGGCATACTAATGGTATTCTTTATATTCTCTATTTCGCAATGGCGTTTATTATGCTAGGTGCAGTTGCCATTTCTATTACAGAGCATGTTACTTTAGATACCGCTTTTTGGTGGGCAATTACAACTGCTAGCACGGTTGGGTATGGAGATATTTCTAGCCGAACTTTAACACCTGATTCGCTAATTGGAAAAGGTGTCGTCTTAATAATGATTCTAGTAGGTGTTGGTGTAATGGGTTTGGTTACGAGTTCGCTGACAGCCTATCTGATGCGCCGAGATCGCAAGCAAGTTCAAGAACCAATTGAGCCTAAGTCCGAGGCTGATCGTTTAAATTTAATTCTAGATAAATTAGAAAAATTAGAAAAACAAAATCAAGATTTGATGAAAACAAATCAAAAGATGCAAATGCAAATTGATGCTTTAGAAGACCATCCTCATCACTCTGATTGGAAGAAATTTAAGACTTGGCTAAAAGACCACAAAGAAACTAAATAA
- a CDS encoding class I SAM-dependent methyltransferase, whose product MTEEKNQMYFATAPTAKHDEHLVNYRIDDFNLKFYTDAGVFSKLRIDYGSGVLIKAMKDQEFPAAGILDVGCGYGPIGLFAAKFWPEQEVDMVDVNERALALAKRNAKLNGIDNVKIYCSDGYEKVTQNYGLILTNPPIRAGKKVVDEILTGAYDHLVTDGLLLAVLQKKQGAPSAKKLMNQTFGNCEIIKRDKGYYILASRKK is encoded by the coding sequence ATGACTGAAGAAAAAAATCAAATGTATTTTGCTACTGCCCCAACTGCTAAACACGATGAGCACTTGGTGAATTATCGAATTGACGACTTTAATTTGAAATTTTATACAGATGCGGGAGTTTTTTCAAAATTAAGAATTGATTATGGCTCAGGTGTTTTGATTAAAGCAATGAAGGATCAAGAATTCCCTGCAGCTGGTATCTTAGATGTAGGCTGCGGTTATGGGCCTATTGGATTATTTGCGGCAAAATTTTGGCCTGAACAAGAAGTTGATATGGTTGATGTTAATGAACGAGCATTAGCGTTAGCCAAAAGAAACGCAAAATTAAATGGGATTGATAATGTTAAGATTTATTGTTCTGATGGTTATGAAAAAGTTACCCAAAATTATGGTCTAATTCTTACTAATCCTCCTATTAGAGCTGGAAAAAAAGTTGTCGATGAAATTTTAACTGGCGCTTATGATCATTTAGTGACTGATGGCCTTTTACTGGCTGTACTGCAAAAAAAGCAGGGTGCTCCAAGTGCTAAAAAATTAATGAATCAAACTTTTGGCAATTGTGAAATCATTAAACGTGATAAGGGCTATTACATTTTAGCTAGCCGTAAAAAATAA
- the dnaX gene encoding DNA polymerase III subunit gamma/tau, with the protein MAYQALYRKWRPKTFDDVVGQGAITDTLKNAITRNKISHAFLFAGPRGTGKTSCAKIFAKALNCTNLQDGEPCNECENCLAADKGSMNDIIEIDAASNNGVDEIRDIRDKVKYAPTQGKYKVYIIDEVHMLSMGAFNALLKTLEEPPEHVVFILATTELQKVPATIISRTQRYNFKRISEQDLVARMQYILKQEQIDFEPKALDVIAQIADGGMRDSLSILDQILSYDQDTVKYDDALKITGYADQTKIESLLLNLLQHQTQSALDLVKELIQNGSSSQNILDEIIQLTVRVMLAVKGKQEEHFLIENYLEQVKGFDQAEFSQIVERANEALNDLRFTNQQQIPLYVFIVKVTQEQDQIVTKNTAANPNQTPSKDDSGIIKLQEQVASLQKQVLALQKSAPSAINNNFSGRITDDYQSKKAPVKQEIAKSSSSPETPKIAKRINKNTKAAQENNRRQVYHVLENATKQDIAAIKDIWPDLLTMLEVSQRAVLEVLEPVAASSSQVVLKCKYELWFERANKDNDLVEQLESKIARLTKHNYDIVLVADGAWAQVRKDFVASHKEELLAKKLKKIEASEQKESEAKDSQPTAQQQQEVVDKAKDLFGDLAQVKD; encoded by the coding sequence ATGGCTTATCAAGCCCTTTATCGTAAATGGCGCCCCAAGACCTTTGATGATGTAGTGGGTCAAGGTGCGATAACTGATACTTTGAAAAATGCTATTACGCGTAATAAAATTTCTCATGCATTTTTATTTGCAGGGCCACGTGGTACAGGTAAAACTTCTTGTGCAAAAATTTTTGCTAAAGCTCTCAATTGTACTAACCTTCAAGATGGTGAGCCATGTAATGAATGTGAGAATTGTCTAGCTGCGGATAAAGGCTCAATGAACGATATTATTGAAATTGATGCCGCTTCAAATAATGGAGTTGACGAGATTCGGGATATTCGTGATAAGGTGAAGTATGCTCCTACCCAAGGAAAGTATAAAGTTTACATCATTGACGAGGTGCATATGTTGTCAATGGGAGCTTTTAATGCCTTATTAAAGACACTAGAAGAACCACCCGAGCATGTAGTATTTATTTTAGCAACTACTGAGTTGCAAAAGGTACCAGCAACTATTATTTCACGAACTCAACGTTATAATTTTAAAAGAATTAGTGAACAGGATTTGGTTGCCAGAATGCAATATATTTTAAAGCAGGAACAAATTGATTTTGAACCTAAGGCTTTAGATGTGATCGCACAAATTGCTGATGGTGGAATGCGTGATTCTTTAAGCATTTTGGACCAGATTTTATCTTATGATCAAGATACTGTTAAATACGATGATGCTCTCAAAATTACTGGTTATGCTGATCAGACTAAGATTGAATCTTTGCTATTAAATTTATTGCAACATCAAACGCAATCTGCATTAGATTTAGTCAAAGAATTAATTCAAAATGGATCTTCAAGTCAAAATATTTTGGATGAAATCATTCAATTGACTGTGCGAGTAATGCTAGCAGTTAAAGGAAAACAAGAAGAACATTTTTTAATTGAGAATTATCTTGAACAAGTTAAAGGATTTGACCAGGCAGAATTTTCTCAAATTGTTGAACGGGCAAATGAGGCTTTAAATGATTTACGGTTTACTAATCAGCAGCAAATCCCACTGTATGTGTTCATTGTTAAAGTGACGCAAGAACAAGATCAAATAGTAACAAAAAATACTGCTGCTAATCCTAACCAGACACCAAGTAAAGATGATTCTGGGATAATCAAACTGCAAGAACAAGTTGCTAGTTTGCAAAAGCAAGTTTTAGCTTTACAAAAGAGCGCACCTAGTGCTATAAATAATAATTTTTCAGGTAGAATTACTGATGATTATCAAAGTAAAAAGGCGCCAGTTAAACAAGAAATAGCAAAATCAAGTTCAAGCCCAGAAACACCAAAGATTGCTAAGCGTATTAATAAGAATACAAAAGCTGCGCAAGAAAATAATCGTCGCCAAGTTTATCATGTTTTGGAAAATGCCACTAAACAAGATATTGCAGCCATTAAAGATATTTGGCCTGATTTATTAACGATGCTAGAAGTATCGCAAAGGGCAGTCTTAGAAGTTTTAGAACCTGTTGCTGCAAGTTCTAGTCAGGTTGTTTTAAAATGTAAATATGAGTTATGGTTTGAACGTGCTAATAAGGATAATGATTTAGTTGAACAATTAGAAAGTAAGATTGCACGACTAACCAAGCATAATTATGATATTGTGTTAGTAGCAGATGGAGCTTGGGCACAGGTGAGAAAAGATTTTGTCGCCAGTCATAAAGAAGAATTACTTGCGAAAAAGTTAAAAAAGATCGAAGCTAGCGAACAAAAAGAAAGTGAAGCTAAGGATTCTCAGCCAACAGCTCAGCAACAACAAGAAGTAGTTGATAAGGCAAAAGACTTATTTGGTGATTTAGCCCAGGTTAAAGATTAA